From Streptosporangium album, the proteins below share one genomic window:
- the rpsL gene encoding 30S ribosomal protein S12, translating to MPTIQQLVRKGRQDKVTKTKTPALKASPQRRGTCMRVYTTTPKKPNSALRKVARVRLTNGIEVTAYIPGVGHNLQEHSIVLVRGGRVKDLPGVRYKIIRGSLDTQGVRNRKQARSRYGAKKEK from the coding sequence GTGCCCACGATTCAGCAGCTGGTCCGCAAGGGCCGCCAGGACAAGGTCACCAAGACCAAGACCCCGGCGCTCAAGGCCAGCCCTCAGCGACGCGGCACTTGCATGCGCGTTTACACCACGACCCCCAAGAAGCCGAACTCCGCCCTCCGCAAGGTCGCGCGTGTCCGGCTCACCAACGGCATCGAGGTCACGGCCTACATCCCGGGTGTCGGTCACAACCTCCAGGAGCACTCCATCGTGCTCGTCCGTGGCGGTCGTGTGAAGGACCTGCCGGGTGTTCGCTACAAGATCATCCGCGGCTCGCTGGACACCCAGGGTGTCCGCAACCGCAAGCAGGCCCGTAGCCGTTACGGCGCGAAGAAGGAGAAGTAA
- the rpsG gene encoding 30S ribosomal protein S7: MPRKGSPGRRQLMADPVHNSPLVTALINKVLLDGKRSIAQSIVYGALEGAKEKTGNDPVVTLKRALDNVKPTLEVRSRRVGGATYQVPVEVRAARSTTLALRWLVQYSRARREKTMTERLMNELLDASNGLGASVKKREDTHKMAESNKAFAHYRW, from the coding sequence ATGCCTCGCAAGGGTTCTCCTGGCCGTCGTCAGCTCATGGCTGACCCGGTCCACAACTCGCCGCTGGTCACCGCGCTCATCAACAAGGTGCTCCTGGACGGCAAGCGCTCCATCGCGCAGTCCATCGTCTACGGCGCCCTTGAGGGTGCCAAGGAGAAGACCGGCAACGACCCGGTCGTCACCCTGAAGCGCGCGCTGGACAACGTCAAGCCCACCCTAGAGGTCCGCAGCCGCCGTGTCGGTGGCGCGACCTACCAGGTCCCGGTCGAGGTGCGCGCCGCGCGCAGCACCACCCTGGCCCTGCGCTGGCTGGTGCAGTACTCCCGCGCCCGCCGCGAGAAGACCATGACCGAGCGCCTCATGAACGAACTGCTCGACGCCAGCAACGGCCTCGGCGCAAGCGTCAAGAAGCGCGAGGACACCCACAAGATGGCCGAGTCCAACAAGGCCTTCGCCCACTACCGCTGGTAA
- the fusA gene encoding elongation factor G, whose protein sequence is MAHIDAGKTTTTERILFYTGINYKIGEVHEGAATMDWMEQEQERGITITSAATTCEWLGHTINIIDTPGHVDFTIEVERSLRVLDGAVAVFDGVAGVEPQSETVWRQADRYEVPRICFVNKMDRVGAEFHRCVDMMISRLNATPAVIQLPWGVEADFKGIIDLVKMKGLLWSAEAAKGEMYETVDIPAEHAETAREWRDKLIETVAENDDELMELFLEGVEPTEEQLVAAIRRATLSSAINPVLTGTAFKNKGVQPLLDAIVAYLPAPIDIPAFKGHAVGNEDEVIERHADVTEPFSALAFKIAADQHLGRLTYIRIYSGTLETGTAVVNSVKGRKERIGKIYQMHANKREERPSAVAGQIVAVMGLKDTTTGDTLSDPANPVVLESMNFPAPVISVAIEPKTKSDQEKLGTAIQRLAEEDPSFQVRRDEETGQTVIWGMGELHLEILVDRMRREFKVEANIGRPQVAYRETIRRKVEKVDYVHKKQTGGSGQFAKVIIDLEPLGDGNDGYEFSNKVSGGRIPREYIPSVDAGAQEAAEFGVLAGYPMVGVKVTLQDGAYHEVDSSEMAFKIAGSMAFKEAARKADAVILEPMMAVEVTTPEDYMGDVIGDLNGRRGQIQAMDERSGARIVKALVPLSEMFGYVGDLRSKTQGRASYSMQFDSYAEVPAHIAKEIVAKVRGE, encoded by the coding sequence ATGGCCCACATCGACGCGGGCAAGACCACGACGACCGAGCGCATCCTGTTCTACACCGGTATCAATTACAAGATCGGTGAAGTTCACGAGGGCGCAGCCACGATGGACTGGATGGAGCAGGAGCAGGAGCGTGGTATCACCATCACCTCCGCTGCTACGACCTGCGAGTGGCTCGGCCACACGATCAACATCATCGACACGCCGGGTCACGTGGACTTCACGATCGAGGTGGAGCGTTCGCTCCGCGTCCTCGACGGTGCCGTCGCCGTGTTCGACGGCGTCGCCGGTGTCGAGCCGCAGTCCGAGACGGTCTGGCGTCAGGCCGACCGCTACGAGGTTCCCCGGATCTGCTTCGTCAACAAGATGGACCGCGTCGGCGCGGAGTTCCACCGCTGCGTCGACATGATGATCAGCCGCCTGAACGCGACCCCCGCGGTCATCCAGCTTCCCTGGGGCGTCGAGGCTGACTTCAAGGGCATCATCGACCTGGTGAAGATGAAGGGCCTGCTCTGGAGCGCCGAGGCGGCCAAGGGCGAGATGTACGAGACCGTGGACATCCCGGCGGAGCACGCCGAGACCGCCCGCGAGTGGCGTGACAAGCTCATCGAGACCGTCGCCGAGAACGACGACGAGCTGATGGAGCTCTTCCTCGAGGGTGTCGAGCCCACCGAGGAGCAGCTGGTCGCGGCCATCCGCCGCGCCACGCTGTCCAGCGCCATCAACCCGGTCCTGACCGGCACCGCGTTCAAGAACAAGGGCGTCCAGCCCCTGCTCGACGCGATCGTCGCCTACCTCCCCGCCCCGATCGACATCCCGGCCTTCAAGGGTCACGCGGTCGGCAACGAGGACGAGGTCATCGAGCGTCACGCGGACGTGACCGAGCCGTTCTCCGCGCTCGCCTTCAAGATCGCTGCCGACCAGCACCTGGGCCGTCTCACCTACATCCGCATCTACTCGGGCACGCTCGAGACCGGCACCGCCGTGGTCAACTCGGTGAAGGGCCGCAAGGAGCGGATCGGCAAGATCTACCAGATGCACGCCAACAAGCGCGAAGAGCGCCCGTCGGCCGTCGCCGGTCAGATCGTCGCCGTCATGGGCCTGAAGGACACCACCACCGGTGACACCCTGTCCGACCCGGCCAACCCCGTGGTCCTGGAGTCGATGAACTTCCCGGCGCCGGTCATCAGCGTCGCCATCGAGCCCAAGACCAAGAGCGACCAGGAGAAGCTGGGCACCGCCATCCAGCGTCTGGCCGAGGAGGACCCGTCCTTCCAGGTCCGGCGTGACGAGGAGACCGGGCAGACGGTCATCTGGGGTATGGGCGAGCTCCACCTGGAGATCCTCGTCGACCGGATGCGCCGCGAGTTCAAGGTCGAGGCCAACATCGGCCGGCCTCAGGTGGCGTACCGGGAGACCATCCGCCGCAAGGTGGAGAAGGTCGACTACGTCCACAAGAAGCAGACCGGTGGTTCCGGCCAGTTCGCCAAGGTCATCATCGACCTTGAGCCGCTGGGCGACGGCAACGACGGCTACGAGTTCTCCAACAAGGTCTCCGGTGGCCGCATCCCGCGGGAGTACATCCCCTCGGTCGACGCGGGCGCCCAGGAGGCCGCCGAGTTCGGCGTTCTCGCCGGCTACCCCATGGTCGGGGTCAAGGTCACCCTGCAGGACGGTGCCTACCACGAGGTGGACTCGTCCGAAATGGCCTTCAAGATCGCCGGCTCGATGGCCTTCAAGGAGGCCGCGCGCAAGGCGGACGCAGTAATCCTGGAGCCGATGATGGCCGTCGAGGTCACCACGCCCGAGGACTACATGGGTGACGTCATCGGTGACCTCAACGGTCGCCGCGGGCAGATCCAGGCGATGGACGAGCGCTCCGGCGCCCGCATCGTCAAGGCGCTCGTGCCGCTCTCCGAGATGTTCGGCTACGTGGGTGACCTCCGTAGCAAGACGCAGGGACGTGCGAGTTACAGCATGCAGTTCGACTCCTATGCGGAAGTGCCTGCGCACATCGCCAAGGAGATCGTCGCGAAGGTGCGGGGCGAGTAA
- the tuf gene encoding elongation factor Tu, with product MAKAKFERTKPHVNIGTIGHIDHGKTTLTAAITKVLHERFPNLNEATPFDKIDKAPEEKARGITISIAHVEYQTEQRHYAHVDCPGHADYVKNMITGAAQMDGAILVVAATDGPMPQTKEHVLLARQVGVPYIVVALNKADMVDDEEILELVELEVRELLSAQEFPGDDLPVIRVSALKALEGDEKWGDSIIELMTAVDENVPQPTRETDKPFLMPIEDVFSITGRGTVVTGRIERGIVKVNETVDIIGIKDTKTTTTVTGVEMFRKLLDEGQAGDNVGLLLRGIKREDVERGQCIIKPGTTTPHTEFEAQVYILSKDEGGRHTPFFNNYRPQFYFRTTDVTGVVNLPEGTEMVMPGDNTEMSVSLIQPIAMEDGLKFAIREGGRTVGAGRVTKIIK from the coding sequence GTGGCCAAGGCCAAGTTCGAGCGGACCAAGCCGCACGTAAACATCGGCACCATTGGACACATCGACCACGGCAAGACCACTCTGACCGCGGCGATCACCAAGGTGCTCCACGAGCGTTTCCCGAACCTCAACGAGGCGACCCCGTTCGACAAGATCGACAAGGCGCCCGAGGAGAAGGCTCGTGGTATCACGATCTCCATCGCGCACGTCGAGTACCAGACCGAGCAGCGCCACTACGCTCACGTGGACTGCCCCGGTCACGCCGACTACGTGAAGAACATGATCACCGGTGCGGCTCAGATGGACGGCGCGATCCTCGTGGTCGCCGCCACCGACGGTCCGATGCCGCAGACCAAGGAGCACGTCCTCCTGGCCCGCCAGGTCGGCGTCCCCTACATCGTCGTCGCCCTGAACAAGGCTGACATGGTGGACGACGAGGAGATCCTGGAGCTCGTCGAGCTCGAGGTCCGCGAGCTCCTCTCCGCCCAGGAGTTCCCCGGCGACGACCTGCCGGTCATCCGCGTCTCGGCGCTGAAGGCGCTCGAGGGCGACGAGAAGTGGGGCGACAGCATCATCGAGCTCATGACCGCTGTGGACGAGAACGTCCCGCAGCCGACTCGTGAGACCGACAAGCCGTTCCTCATGCCGATCGAGGACGTCTTCTCGATCACCGGTCGCGGCACCGTCGTCACCGGCCGTATCGAGCGTGGCATCGTCAAGGTCAACGAGACCGTCGACATCATCGGTATCAAGGACACCAAGACCACCACCACGGTCACCGGTGTCGAGATGTTCCGCAAGCTGCTCGACGAGGGCCAGGCGGGCGACAACGTCGGTCTGCTCCTCCGCGGCATCAAGCGCGAGGACGTCGAGCGCGGCCAGTGCATCATCAAGCCGGGCACGACCACCCCGCACACCGAGTTCGAGGCTCAGGTCTACATCCTGTCGAAGGACGAGGGCGGCCGCCACACCCCGTTCTTCAACAACTACCGTCCGCAGTTCTACTTCCGTACGACTGACGTGACCGGTGTTGTGAACCTGCCCGAGGGCACCGAGATGGTCATGCCCGGTGACAACACCGAGATGAGCGTCTCGCTGATCCAGCCCATCGCGATGGAGGACGGTCTCAAGTTCGCCATCCGTGAGGGTGGCCGCACCGTCGGTGCGGGTCGGGTGACCAAGATCATCAAGTAG
- the rpsJ gene encoding 30S ribosomal protein S10, whose amino-acid sequence MAGQKIRIRLKAYDHEVIDSSAKKIVETVTRTGAKVAGPVPLPTEKNVYCVIRSPHKYKDSREHFEMRTHKRLIDIIDPTPKTVDSLMRLDLPAGVDISIKL is encoded by the coding sequence ATGGCGGGACAGAAGATCCGCATCCGGCTCAAGGCCTATGACCACGAGGTCATCGACAGCTCGGCCAAGAAGATCGTCGAGACGGTGACGAGGACTGGCGCTAAGGTCGCAGGCCCGGTGCCGCTGCCGACCGAGAAGAACGTGTACTGCGTCATCCGCTCGCCGCACAAGTACAAGGACAGCCGCGAGCACTTTGAGATGCGCACGCACAAGCGGCTGATTGACATCATCGATCCGACGCCGAAGACGGTCGACTCGCTCATGCGACTCGACCTCCCCGCCGGTGTTGACATCTCGATCAAGCTCTGA